From a region of the Arachis ipaensis cultivar K30076 chromosome B09, Araip1.1, whole genome shotgun sequence genome:
- the LOC107614707 gene encoding extensin-like has protein sequence MRKKTIAKRPPREKVYKLPTKPSTRSQDQTFTPSPSPPTSPPRTVPMARTKTTPRFPASAKLTPPLKAAPSKPGSSKPGSAKPSSSKGKRPATEEPIPEPPQPKSRSAPVRSQRGNPQRPLKSVKEPDIGPFDHKAHFFDFSFEL, from the coding sequence atgaggaagaaaactatTGCTAAAAGGCCTCCTCGTGAAAAGGTGTACAAGCTTCCTACAAAACCTTCCACTCGCTCCCAAGACCAGACCTTTACCccatctccttctcctcctacctctcctcctcgcACTGTTCCTATGGCGCGAACCAAGACCACTCCAAGGTTCCCTGCCTCTGCCAAGCTGACGCCACCACTAAAGGCCGCACCTTCCAAGCCTGGCTCCTCAAAACCTGGTTCTGCAAAGCCTAGCTCCTCCAAAGGCAAACGTCCGGCGACTGAAGAACCCATTCCCGAACCACCACAGCCCAAATCCAGGTCGGCTCCAGTGCGCTCACAAAGAGGTAACCCTCAACGCCCTCTCAAATCTGTTAAAGAACCAGACATTGGCCCTTTTGATCACAAAGCTCACTTTTTTGACTTCTCATTCGAACTATAA